The Dokdonia sp. 4H-3-7-5 genomic interval GTGAAGCGTTAAGCTTTATAAAATCAACACTAGATGCTGCTGCCTTAGACCTAAGTGCTGGTGGTGATGCCTTTCCATTTGTACTTTCTTCTGGCTTTGGAGATTTTAATACTCCAGCAAGCTTTAGCCAAGTAAGTAATGCGCTTGCGGCACGTGTAGCTGCATATCAAGGCGATTTTGCTGGTGTACTATCATCTCTTGAAGATTCATTTTTAACACTAGATAATAATGAATTAGATTTAGGTGTTTATCACAACTTTTCTCAAGACCAGACAGATATTCTTAACCCTATGTTTTTTGCTCTCAACTCATCTACTGCAGGTGCACGTATCGCACAACCATCTTTTATCACAGATGCCGAGACAGATGACCAACGTCTTGACAAAGTTGTGCTTAGAGAATCTGCTCTTACTCTAGATGGTCTTACTGGAGAGTATGATGTGTTTAGATATACTAGTAACGTAGACCCTATTCCAATCATACGTAAAGAAGAACTACTCTTATTATACGCAGAGGCAAACATTACCATTAATCCTATGGAGGCAGTTACAGCTTTAGATATCATACGCGAAAGCGCTGGACTGGATCCTTATGCTGGAACTACAGACCCTACAGAGCTTACAGATGAGATGTTGACACAACGTAGATATTCTCTATTTGCCGAAGGACACAGATGGATCGATGTACGTCGTTACAATCGCCTTGACGAGTTACCTATTGATAGAGCAAATGATGATGTATTTTCTCAATTCCCAATACCACTTACTGAGAACCAATAAGTAACACCTAATTCATTCAAACCCTCTCAATAGATATTGAGAGGGTTTTTTTATGCTTTCGCGAAAGCGTAATTACTCATTAAAAAAGCGCATTCAGCTTATTGCCGAATGCGCTTTTCTACACTAATTAACTAACTAATTACTTATGCTGCTTCTGGCAGCTCTTTTTCTTCTTCTACCGCATCTTTACCACCTCGTATTTTAAAT includes:
- a CDS encoding RagB/SusD family nutrient uptake outer membrane protein gives rise to the protein MKKYITKSLLALSICAGLYSCDVQEYSDLNNPEVDAFEDNLTRGDLQDLVGGVLYSSRVGLGTYFDDCGVIGREYYRFSSSDPRFTSDLLGGENAVLDNNTFYITTPWAARYRTVKNANLILGFIEAQDLSAIFTNEELSATRGFLNTMIAHELLLNLNLTDDGGIRIDVADETNLGPIVSKSEALSFIKSTLDAAALDLSAGGDAFPFVLSSGFGDFNTPASFSQVSNALAARVAAYQGDFAGVLSSLEDSFLTLDNNELDLGVYHNFSQDQTDILNPMFFALNSSTAGARIAQPSFITDAETDDQRLDKVVLRESALTLDGLTGEYDVFRYTSNVDPIPIIRKEELLLLYAEANITINPMEAVTALDIIRESAGLDPYAGTTDPTELTDEMLTQRRYSLFAEGHRWIDVRRYNRLDELPIDRANDDVFSQFPIPLTENQ